The sequence CAGCCGGGTGCGGCGCGAACTTGCTGATCGCCTGGCTGTAGTAGCTGCCGAACAAGCCGTCGGTAGGCACGTTCACCTCCCACTCGACCCCCTCCTCGGCGAAGGTGTCGGTGAAGGACGCGTTGAGGTAGTCCCAGTCGATCGAGATCGGCGTCTCGCCGCTCTGGATGGTGGCCGGGGTGATCTCGACCGGGTTGAAGTTGCCGACGTCCTTGATCTGCTTGAAGAAGTCGACGCCCGGGCCGATGTCGTCGAGGCTGCCCCCGTTGGCCAGGGCGGCCGCCCAGACGCCCCCGAAGGCCGCGGCGGCCTGCGTGGGGTTGCCGTTGAGCGCGACCTGGCCGGCGTACTGCGGATCGAGCAGGTCGGCGAAGGTGGTCGGGCACTCGGCGACGACCGAGGCGTTGCACCCGATCGAGATGTAGCCACCGTAGTCGTTGACCCAGTGGCCGTCGGCGTCCTTCTGGTCCTCGGGGATGTCGGCCCAGGTCTGCACCTGGTATGGCGCGAGCAGGTCCTGACCCTGCGCCTGACGGGCGAAGGCGGTGCCGAGGTCGAGGACGTCGGGCGCGCGGTCCTGGCCGCGCTGGCTGGTCACCGCGTTGAGCTCGTCCTGGCTGGACCCGTCGGGGCTGGCGCTGTTGATCTCGATGTCGTACTTCTCGCTGAAGGTCTCCAGCATCTCGCCGTAGTTGGCCCAGTCCGGCGGCAGCGCGATGACGTTGAGCTCACCCTCGGCCTGCGCGGCCTCGACGAGCGCGTCCATCCCGCCGCCTTCCTCCACCGAGGTGGCGGTGGCCCAGTCCGAGCCGCTCCCGCCGGAACCGCCGTCGTCCGAGCCGCAGGCGGTCAGGGTGAGTCCCGCCGTCACGACCGCGACCGCGGTCCGCAGGGTGCTTCGTCGCACGTGTCCTCCAGGTGTGGGGCCGCGCCCGCCCGGGGTCCGGTTGACCCCGGCCGTGCGGCCTCGGGGATTGTCGCCGACGCGGTAGGGCTCTGGCAGTGACGCGAGGCGACCGTTACGCGACCGTTGGGCCACGGACCGCCCGGTTCAGCGACCGGTGAAGGTGGCCTTGCCCGGCCCGTTCTCGAGGAACGACCGCATGCCGGTGTCCTGGTCCTCGGTGTCGAACAGCTCGGCGAACAGTCGGCTCTCCAGCGCCAGGCCCTCGTCGATCGGCAGGTCGAGCCCCTCGTCGATCGCGCGCTTGGCCGCGGCCAGCGCGAGCGGCGGGCCGGCGGCGAGCTTGCGGGCCATCACCAGCGCCGTCCCGTACACCTCGGCGTCCGGGACGACGGCGTCGGCCAGGCCCATCTCCAGCGCCTCTTCCGCACCCACGTGCCGGCCGGTGAAGACGAGGTCCTTGGCCCGCGCCGGGCCGACCAGGCGGGCCAACCGCTGGGTGCCGCCCGCGCCGGGGATCACGCCGAGCAGGATCTCCGGTTGGCCGATCTTGGCGCCGGCGCCGAGGACCCGGAAATCGGCGCACA is a genomic window of Blastococcus sp. HT6-30 containing:
- a CDS encoding extracellular solute-binding protein, coding for MRRSTLRTAVAVVTAGLTLTACGSDDGGSGGSGSDWATATSVEEGGGMDALVEAAQAEGELNVIALPPDWANYGEMLETFSEKYDIEINSASPDGSSQDELNAVTSQRGQDRAPDVLDLGTAFARQAQGQDLLAPYQVQTWADIPEDQKDADGHWVNDYGGYISIGCNASVVAECPTTFADLLDPQYAGQVALNGNPTQAAAAFGGVWAAALANGGSLDDIGPGVDFFKQIKDVGNFNPVEITPATIQSGETPISIDWDYLNASFTDTFAEEGVEWEVNVPTDGLFGSYYSQAISKFAPHPAAARLWEEFLYSDEGQNIWLNGGARPVRLPAMEEAGTADADALSALPEVEGTADFPTQEQESAAQQVVAERWNAEISG
- a CDS encoding enoyl-CoA hydratase-related protein, which gives rise to MAEPEFVTLQVEDGVGTIRLDRPKMNAIDEQLHMEVRAAATEAGRRDDVRAVVVYGGERVFAAGADIKAMSQLDGAGMTAWGRELQDSFRAVARIPKPVIAAVTGYALGGGYELALCADFRVLGAGAKIGQPEILLGVIPGAGGTQRLARLVGPARAKDLVFTGRHVGAEEALEMGLADAVVPDAEVYGTALVMARKLAAGPPLALAAAKRAIDEGLDLPIDEGLALESRLFAELFDTEDQDTGMRSFLENGPGKATFTGR